The Ovis aries strain OAR_USU_Benz2616 breed Rambouillet chromosome 6, ARS-UI_Ramb_v3.0, whole genome shotgun sequence DNA segment ctgtggaacctgtggaagcaagggcggaTGTGGATCCGCATACGGGGGTGGGAACAATTCGGTCTCCAGATCTatcagattaggatacagagaagattcctggaagaCCGGCTTTGGTCGATTCtcgtccttttttccttctttttcttcggAAGCCTTCATGACTAGCACCTGTGGACTTGGCGAGgttggagttggggaagagggatggggaggtttaggaggagcgagaacaaagggtttaagccattcCAGCGGGTTTCTCACTAGATCCTGAcagaccagaatgtagggagtctgatctgggtgcccggcaggactaggagtaagcaccctctctttaattgcctggataatttggggattgaaggttccctcttgtggccatccgacgtcaaaggtgggccactcggcggaacagaaagtcaccagtttgctcttctttaccagtaacgaaagattctgagctctagatttgaaatcagagaagtggttaatcataagagataaaggagtagaagttgtttgtcccaatgtcacagaaaagtacactgggagccaacagagcacacaaagagcagcgcagacaccacaaatagacaaacagataacaaacacaaggtggccaccgacaatgcactcaatcttacctgcaggatgttcacagagccagccacTTCCCCAGCACAAAACtgggccccggccttacgctggacttaatccagtaaccagagccagctgcctccccagcactaaaccaggccccggccttacactgacttgcctctgcactttacagccagatgcctccccagtacgatacCGGGCCctggacttaatctgggcttctgcatcgttagcaccggtgctcagagctcttatctcctaacgaggttactcccttctaccaggagagttgtcctccccagCGGGACAGCGATCCCGGACAAGCCCCCagatgttatgctccgagcccgtatctccgaaccgaccgagagagcaagtccaccacagtattgcaaacgcaagaagggagtttgtttattcctagcgcgctagggcccaagtctcatcccacacaagggaatccgacaagagcccggaacaaaggagtatggcggcttatatacaggcagttctttgtctcagttacaggagtagctggcattacatgattggccaggcaagatgagcgcatatcctgtctctttttggtaaacatgactcaggtcctagagaccgtcgtttggtccctaacaataCCCAGGAGAGAGGTCAGCAGGGTACTTTAGCACTCAGAAAGCCCTGTGCTTCCCTGCAAGCGCATCCCCACTCTGAGCTGTTCGCTTGCCTCTTTTTATTCTCCCTGTTATCCAGTAAGTTTGTACccatgcttgtgctcagtcactcggtcgtgtttgactctgcaacacgtggactgtagccagccaggctcctctgtccatgggatttcccaggcaacaatatcgcagtgggttgccattcccttctccaggggatcttccccatccagaggtagattctttaccactgcaccagtcAGCAGTGGACAAACACACTTGTAATCATGTATACCCAGGCATTGAAATATCCACCTCTtctaaggaaaaattttaattctcAAAGAATATacctcttttaaattttaaaaatattttatttaatcaaaaatatcatttaaaatgccactatatataacattattgatatcttatatatatttttcattctaagttttcaaaatccagtgtgtatgggacttccctggtggtccagtgggtaaaacTCAGTGCTCttaatgcagagggcctgggtttgatccgtggtcagagaactagatcccacatgccacaactaagacttgataCAGCCAAACtaattaactaattttttaaaattcagtgtgtGTTCTAAATTTACAGTACCACTCATCTGGACTACCTACGTTTCAGGTGTTCATGGTCgaatgtggctagtggctaccatactggatGGCTTGAGTCTAGGTGGATTTATCATAACCGTGCAAACAAGTACAAGCCTAAGTCGAGTCAACAGCAACTCAAAGAGCTAACTCAACATAGAGGTTTCGTATCTGAGACTCTAGGCACCTCTTTGCTTCTCTCAACAGCAGCTCTTGCCCACTCTTAATTCCATACCCAGGTGTTTCTTTTTGGATCCATGGCAATGTAAACATTCTTCCAATTAGATGTGACCtgtactgttgtttttttttaacaaaaatgttattaagatataattcatataccataaaaaTTTCACTCATTTGAAGTGAACAATTCAATGACTTAAGGTAAAGTCATACAATTGTGcaactgaaaggttgttgttgaatcacgacgccgGGATTCTCGGCCCCCTGAGGaaaagaattcaatccggggccagagacgaggcttgaccactcagagcttttgtgtaataaagttttattaaagtacaaaggagatagagaaagcttctgacataggcatcagaagggggcagaaagagtacccccttgttagtgttagcaatgaagttatatactctccaatgaatccaaagaatgtctggaggttgtaaagaccttaccagacctgctgctgctaagtcactccagtcatgtccgactctgtgcaaccccatagacggcagcccaccagcctcccccatccctgggattctccaggcaagaacactggagtgggttgccatttccttctccaatgcatagaagtgaaaagtgaagtcactcagtcgtgttcgaccctcagcgactccatggactgcagcccaccaggctcctccgtccatgggattttccaggcaggagtactggagtggggtgccattgccttctcctatcaccagacctactcccataatttacattttaagataacacaattagccagaaggtttaatccagagactgtcctcaggcagaatacatttttgttatataatcctaaggaatgtagagaagaaaaaaatttgtcctttcttcctccttgagaattccagacccctctctccttggggacccctagacttcttatcaacctgcctaggaaatgactctctcacaACCATTACCACAACCAAACTTTTTCAACACACTGCAAAGAGCCACACCCCTTAGCGGTCAATTTCCAGTGCCCCATTTGCCTCAGACCTAGACAACCACTATAGATTGTACTAATgatctctatagatttgcctgagtatttcatataaatggaatcatgtaaaATGTGGTTATTTGTGCTTTTTCCCACTTagcttaatgttttcaagatttgtccatgttgcagcatgtatcgagtttcatttttttgttgcTAATTAACTTTTCATTGtatgggtatcagttcagttcagttcagttcatttcagtcgctcagtcgtgtccgactctttgcgaccccatgaatcccagcacgccaggcctccctgtccatcaccaactccggagttcactcagattcacctccatcgagtccgtgatgccatccagccatctcatcctcggtcgtccccttctcctcctgcccccaatccctcccagcatcagagtcttttccaatgagtcaactcttcgaatgaggtggccaaagtactggagcttcagctttagcatcattccttccttcaGCGAATGGATATTTGTGTTGTTTACACTTATGGCTGTTAcgaatatataaaaattcatgtacaagttttggGGAGACATTctctcttgggtatatatttagatatttaagcATGAAATTCTACCACATATGTAAATACGTTTAGCCTTTTGAGGAGTTCCAGGCTAGCCGCATCATTTAtctttccaccaacagtgtataagagctccaatttctccacattcttgctaaCACTTGTTATCATCTGACTTTTACTATAGTCTTCTTATGAATGAtttggtatctcattatggttttaatttgcacttccttgataactaatgatgttgaacatcttttcatgtgtaaattagctgtttgtatatcttctttgcaaCCTTGCTGAACTTATTAGTTCTACTAGTTTTCCAGCGGATTCCTAAGTAGTATTTTCTATAATTAAGATCACATCACTTGCAGAATGTCATCTTCTTCCTTTCCAAGATAGATACTTTTTATAAcatggattccctggtggctcaggtggtaaagaatccacctgcaatgtgggagacctgggtttgatccctgggttaggaagattcccctggagaagggcatggctacccactccaggattcttgcttggagaattccatggactgaggagcctggtgggctacagtccatggggtcacaaagaatcggacacgactgagtgactttcactttgacttttgtCTAAATGCCTCAGCTAGCACTCCCAATACAGAAGTGATGAGAGGTCTGATGCCGAGGTTCTGAACCTATTGAGAGCAGGTTCTGAATATTAGGGAAGTTTTGAGAACCATTAAGTATGAGGTTAGCTATGAGTTTTCCatctatgcttttatttttttaaacaccaaaaccattttgtattagggtacagcccataaacagtgctgtaatagtttcaggtgaacagtgaagggactcggccatacacatacatgcatccaCTCTCCCCTGAGACCCCCCTTGCattcaggctggcacataacattgagcagagtttcatgtgctaGACAATAGGTTTTTATTGGTTATCCatgttaaatatagcagtgtgtacatgaccttcccaaattCCTTAACTGTTCCTTCCTGCTTCCCCAGCCCTCCACCACCGCCCCACCCCTCAACCCAGCCCTGGCAACCATGAGTTAAttgtctaagtctgtgagtcactttctgttttataagttctTTTGTATCATTCCTTATCAGATGGTGGAATTTCCCATCCATTTCTAGTTTATGAGTATTTTTTTCAGGAAGAGGTAGAAAGTAcggtttctttttctgtattattattatttttggctgctcttggtcttcactgctgcaagcGGGCTTTCTCACGCCGCAGCCGGCAGAGGCTCCTCTTTGCGTGGCATGCTTTGCAGTGCTTTCTcctgcggagcacgggctctagagcacaggctcaggagttgtggtgtgcgagttagttgctccgtggcacgtggaatcttcccacaccagggatcaaacgcacgtctcttgcactggcaggtggactcccaccagggaaatctccagAGTATGGTCTCTCACTCAGCAAGGAAGCAAACTAGTTTGAGGGATGCCTCTCCCAGCAGAGTCAATACAGTTGACCCTGAACAAAACAGGTTTTAGAGAGCCTAATCTGATTATAACTTTACAGTTGGCCCTTTGTAACTGCAGTTCCTCATccttggattcaaccaaccacagtgTGGTGCtgtagtacttttttttttttttttttaatctttaagtgGACCAGTGCAGTTCAAACTTatcttgttcaagggtcagctgtactcACAGCTGTGTTTCATtccttccatccctccctccatATTTTtccaacagaaaggaaaattccTCTCTCCCATCTGACCCTAGAGTTCAAATTGTGCCCCATGAAGCTGGCTGGGAATGAAAAACGGCATCAACTAGACATCTGGCATTGAATTAATTCCCCCTTAACTAGTTAAAAATTTCCAGCAATTTAAGCTGCCACCTGAGTTAATCTTAGACCGAGGCCAATCTGTCTCCAGCCTGAATGTTTGGCTTCAGGAAACGTTGATAAGCACCTTTGTACACAGTCTTGGTCCAAGTGTTTCACTGTCACCTTAAGATAAATTCCTGGAAAGAGTGAGTAAATGCCTTGCATGGCTTTTTATGTTTACTGACAGTTTCTGTCACTTTTGTGAATTACTTGTTCGCATCACTGCATATGTCTATATCAGGTTGATGTTTCTCTACTTAATTACTCGTTTTCGTTTATGTTACTGACACCCTCTGTCAAACTTTTTGTAAACATCTTCcctcattttttatctttttatctcaTGAGCTTTCAAACCAACAAATATGTACCTTTTTATATAAACAAGTAAGTTGACTTTCTCTTTGCTATTACTGACAGTTGTGTGCTGGTGAATCAggttgacttcccaggtggctcgggggttaagaatccgtctgccaagcaggagacatgaattcaatccctgggctgggcagactccctggaaaaggaaacagcaacccactccagtattcttgcctgggaaatcccatggacagaggagcctggcaggctacagcccacaaggttgcaagagttgggtatgacttggtaactaagcaacaacaacctAGGGTAAACCAggctacaaaaaacaaaaagcctcaTTATTTTTTAGCACTTGCCAATACCTATGGTTCAAGTACTTCCACTATAGCTGATTTCTAGCTACCAACTGACCTGCTTGCAAAATTCCTTAATATTTAACCACTGGTTCTCACAAGTCTTTATAATCACCTCCATCAGACTACTACTACATTTTGCTTTTAGGTTAAAAGAGTTCTTCATAACAAggtcaaataaatatatgtgtatgtgttcttctcaagggcttcccaggtggctcagtggtaaagaatctgcctgtcaatgcaggagacacagatttgatccttggatcaggaagatcttctgaaggagaaaatagcaacccactccagtattcttgcctgggaaatcccatggacagagaagcatggcaggctgcagtccatggggttgtaagagtcggacatgactcagcaactaagcatgcacgtgCGTTCTTCTCAaaggtcatttttttaaatgttctattaTCCAAGAAATGTATTTACTGAAGAAAACTcaggaaatacaaataaataaagataaaaattcaaatcAACAGTAATCTTACCAGATAGAGATATAATACATCACTATCATTTTTGCAGCAAACATGcagactttttaatatttatataaacatgCTTTAAGCTCTTGATGCCAGTAACTAAATTGCTAGGCAGTAAATTTGTgcagtttacacacacacacacacacacacacacacacattcctcagATGGCACTGGACCAAGTATTCTGTTTTGTAATCTcttaatgtgggagacctgggttagatccctgtgttgggaagatcccctggagaagggaaaggctacctactccagtattctggcctggggaattccagtactctggcctgggtcataaagagtcagacacaactgagtgactttcactttcctttttcttaattaaaCCAGCTGGTTCTACAGAGTATGGGGTAGGGTATAGACTAGAACTTTTCCTATGACTTGGGCCCAAAACCAAGGACTCGGAAGTGTAATTTACCCCCTATTCTATGGAGAGCTGCCAACCGCTGGGGCAAGCACTTCCTGAAGCAGGTGAATCAGACAGTGCAAACCCCAACTCCTCACCATCCTCGCATTTTCCCCAGGCACACATGCATACAGGGGAGGCAGTGAGAGGGTCAGCAGCACTGAGATATCTGTTTGTGATGTGAAGCTGCACCCTATGATATGGGGGAAGGAGATGAGCTTAAATGGAATTGGAGATTGAAAACGCTAAGCTACATTGCACTGTTAATACTCAAAAGGACTGAAGAGGTCAGAAATCTGCTCACAAAAACTACTTCATACTTAGACTTGACTGTTGAGACTCCTTATAAACTAACTATAACTAGAAATCCCCAGAAAGTCCCTGTGGCTTTAGAAATCCCTTGAAGTCCCTTTCACTGCCTATAATTTATTCTCATTCTCTTCTAATCAAACCAATCTTCAGAAGTCTAGAAGAAATTCACTTCCTCTTTTCCCAgtgtgtgggtttttcttttttctttgctataTTCTCATTCtcactagggcttccctgctggctcagatggtaaacaatccatctgcaatgtgggagacctgggttaaatcctagggttgggaagatctgctggaagacggcatggcaacccactccagtattcctgcctagagaatccccatggacagaggagcctggcaggttgcagttcatgggattgcaaagagttgggcatgactgagcatcaTCAGAGCattcttctccatttattttgcAGTCATCCTAGTTATGTCTCTTAACCATGCTCTCACACCCCTCCATCCCATTCTCTCTGCCAATCTCTCCCTTTCCTGGACtttagaactatgagaaatacattactgttgtttaagccacccagactGTGGTGTGTGGCAGGGCAGTCCTATCAGACCCATACACCATTCCTCTCAATGATGGTCACGAGTCAGGCAGTACCCCTCCCCTCCTTCATCCCATTCCTCATCCCCGTCCTCACAGCAGGTCCTGACAAGGGGCTCAACTTTTATTATAACTGCAAGGGGAGGTCATTAGAATTTTTTAAGCAGGGGGGTggcttaaaataatttctattttaagaacAATTCCTCTGATTGCTGTTTGGACAAAGTATGAGGCAAGAGTAAAAAGCAGGGAGGCCAGTTAGGTTACTGTAGTCATACAGGTGAGAGATACTGGTGGCTTAGTCAAGACAGACAGCCGGAAGTCAAGAAGAAATCCAAAGCCATCTCTCTACAGGTCTAGAACCTCTATTTAATGACTCTTTAATCACCATTTTGAATCCAAGCCTCTGAAGATGGGTAACATGAGTTCATAGTTACTGGCCTCTTTCTGCTATTTTTTAGTAAGTCCAACCTGGCTCTGTCTAATACCTATTTAAAATGTGGTGATATTTACCACCTTTTTGCAGTTTTGAGACATTAACCAAAACTCTAATACAACCAGAAACTCCTGTTCAATAATCAGTTATAAATAATTTTGGCTCTGAATTTCCTTGGCAAGCAGGAATCATGTCTTTAGCCTCAACagcctattatatatatatatatatatatatatatatatatatatatatatatatatttatatatagttgttgtttatccactagtcacatccgactctgcaatcccatggactgtagcccaccaggctcctctgtccatggtatttgccaggtaagaagactggagcaggttgccatttccttctccaggggatcttcccaacccagggattgaatttgcatatcctgcttggcaggcggaatgtcaaccactgggccacctgggaagccccatatatatatgtgtgtaaaatGTATAATTCCATGTTTGTATAGGAAGGTCAAACATTTTGTAAAGTATTACTCAGATGTGAAGAAAAAAGGGTCTTTAATTTCTGCATCTGGTCTATTTTCTCCCAAAGTAGAGCAGGATGACAGAACTGACCCCAAGGCTGATGAAGATCCACAGGACTCTCCAAGCACCACTGCATACAGTTCTGAGGCTGACTTCTTCCTTGTGGCCAGCAAGTCTCATAGACTCCTGCTCACACAACATCCActtgggaaaggagagagagaggaaaggtcTTGAATGACTGAGCATTCATTTGACAGAGACTGTTTCAATTTGAAACGGAATGGTTAAACCAGAGAGACTGAGTACCTGTAATCAGCAAGTCTGAGCACTAGCTCAAACCCCAGCCTGGTTTCCAGTCGAGCTGAAACATGGTTTTCAGTAAGTCTTCCCTGCATTCATGGAAATAACAGAGGCAGCATCCAGAAATAATTTGAAACCAGTGTTCATCAGAATCCAAGTGAATGATGGTTTCTTAAATTGGATTTcagatgttttattatttttttaacctttcacaTCATCATTTTCAGTGACTAGtcttaatttaatattaaaagcaGCTCTAATATTAGCCCAAAAGAGTCCATGCTTGCCCTTTTCCTTGGGCCATTCCAAATAAGTTCTCTGTGCCATGAGAGCTCTTAGCTTGTGATATCTATCAGGAATGGTGTTCTGTGGAATGGGTTCCAGCAAGATCAGGATTAAGTTATCAGATCCTTCATGGAAGAGATTGTGGTGGGCAAAGTAGAGTTCATAATGACACCACTCACTCTGGACAAAGTTGGGAGACAAAACGAAGATGGACTTGTAACTTTTCTCAATGCAGTTGATGATATTTTCCACGATGCTCTTGCCAGCAACAAAGTTTCTCTCATGGAGACAAATccttatatcttctttttctaggTTTGGTATTAATTCATTCTTCACCCAGGCAGAGTCATGTTCACTGTATGAAATAAAAGCATGGAACTGGAGAGTTCTTTGGCGTTCTTCCAAGGGTACATTCCTGGCCCTGCGCCGGGTCTGCGTCCACTGACACACCATCCTGAGGTACCAGGGCAGATCCAGGTAGATACAGAGGACAGTCACAGCAACAGCCAGCACCAGCCCAGGGACCACAATGGTGACAATCAGCAGAGCTGTGTTGCAGGATAGCTCAGATACGTGGAAGTCCTTCAGAGGGGTTCCCTTGTAGCTATCTGGATAGTCACACTTATAAGACTCAGGCCAGCCCTCTACCACATCACTTGATACTTGGCCTACACTTTGGATAAACTCTCTTAGCTCACAGGAACATTGGAATGGATTGTTCCCTGCTTTGAGGGACCTAATCTTCTGGCAGCTCTGGAAGAAATCAGCTGATGGATTGGAAATTGAATTATAGTCAATGATCAGTATGGAAAGGCTGCTAAGGATACCACATCCAGGAAGGTGGGCTAAAGAATTGGAAGCAAGGTTGAGTTCTTGCAAGGTTTCTAGACCAGTGACATCTTTAGGGATGCTCCTTATTCTGTTATTGTGAAGATCAAGAACCTTGATCCGAGGAGGTAAACATCTGAAAACAGAGTCAGTGAGGGCATTTGAAGATAAATTTAACACCACTATACTCCCAACCCAAGTGCAATTTCCATCACGTCTGTCATATTCCAAAGAATTCCAGCTAACATCCAGTGTTTCCAAAGAAAGCATACCCTTAGTCATGAGACTTGTTTTGAAAAGGtcttttaattcattcttttgtaaaataaatgtctCCAATATAGTTAAAGTGTCACAATTTTGAAAGACACTATCCGTGAAAGCATTCTGGGTAAAGTTCAAAAACTTAAATGTGCTTGGTTCCTGAGGACAAAGCATGTGTATAAAGGGTGTGTCTGATATGGTTAACATCGGAATGTTCATCTCAGAAAACACTGTGTATAATGCTgtctgtgaaaaaataaaaacttcgtTCGTAACATATTCTATTTTCAGTGACTTCAATGTCGTTTTATAATAAGTAAAATCTTCTTCATCAATGCTTTCAACTATTGTTAAATTGTAAATATTGAGATATTCTACAGGT contains these protein-coding regions:
- the TLR6 gene encoding toll-like receptor 6 isoform X1 — translated: MIKDKESPIRSCHFVYTVALVFGTIIQFSDESEFVVDMSKTSLVHVPKDLPPNTKVLDLSQNNISELHLSDVSFLSGLKVLRLSHNKIQGLDISIFKFNHDLEYLDLSHNQLQKISCHPITTSLKHLDLSFNDFNALPICKEFGNLTQLNFLGLSATKLEQLDLLPVAHLHLSCILLDLEDYYMKENKKESLQILNTKKLHLVFHPNSFFSVQVKISVNSLGCLQLTNIKVNDDNCQVLLKFLSGLTGRPTLLNFTLNHMETTWKCLVKVFQFLWPKPVEYLNIYNLTIVESIDEEDFTYYKTTLKSLKIEYVTNEVFIFSQTALYTVFSEMNIPMLTISDTPFIHMLCPQEPSTFKFLNFTQNAFTDSVFQNCDTLTILETFILQKNELKDLFKTSLMTKGMLSLETLDVSWNSLEYDRRDGNCTWVGSIVVLNLSSNALTDSVFRCLPPRIKVLDLHNNRIRSIPKDVTGLETLQELNLASNSLAHLPGCGILSSLSILIIDYNSISNPSADFFQSCQKIRSLKAGNNPFQCSCELREFIQSVGQVSSDVVEGWPESYKCDYPDSYKGTPLKDFHVSELSCNTALLIVTIVVPGLVLAVAVTVLCIYLDLPWYLRMVCQWTQTRRRARNVPLEERQRTLQFHAFISYSEHDSAWVKNELIPNLEKEDIRICLHERNFVAGKSIVENIINCIEKSYKSIFVLSPNFVQSEWCHYELYFAHHNLFHEGSDNLILILLEPIPQNTIPDRYHKLRALMAQRTYLEWPKEKGKHGLFWANIRAAFNIKLRLVTENDDVKG
- the TLR6 gene encoding toll-like receptor 6 (The RefSeq protein has 8 substitutions compared to this genomic sequence), which translates into the protein MIKDKESPIRSCHFVYIVALVFGTIIQFSDESEFVVDMSKTSLVHVPKDLPPNTKVLDLSQNNISELHLSDVSFLSGLKVLRLSYNKIQGLDISIFKFNHDLEYLDLSHNQLQKISCHPITTSLKHLDLSFNDFDALPICKEFGNLTQLNFLGLSATKLEQLDLLPVAHLHLSCILLDLEDYYMKENKKESLQMLNTKKLHLVFHPNSFFSVQVKISVNSLGCLQLTNIKVNDDNCQVLLKFLSGLTGRPTLLNFTLNHMETTWKCLVKVFQFLWPKPVEYLNIYNLTIVESIDEEDFTYYKTTLKSLKIEYVTNEVFIFSQTALYTVFSEMNIPMLTISDTPFIHMLCPQEPSTFKFLNFTQNAFTDSVFQNCDTLTRLETLILQKNELKDLFKTSLMTKGMLSLETLDVSWNSLEYDRRDGNCTWVGSIVVLNLSSNALTDSVFRCLPPRIKVLDLHNNRIRSIPKDVTGLETLQELNLASNSLAHLPGCGILSSLSILIIDYNSISNPSADFFQSCQKIRSLKAGNNPFQCSCELREFIQSVGQVSSDVVEGWPESYKCDYPESYKGTPLKDFHISELSCNTALLIVTIVVPGLVLAVAVTVLCIYLDLPWYLRMVCQWTQTRRRARNVPLEERQRTLQFHAFISYSEHDSAWVKNELIPNLEKEDIRICLHERNFVAGKSIVENIINCIEKSYKSIFVLSPNFVQSEWCHYELYFAHHNLFHEGSDNLILILLEPIPQNTIPDRYHKLRALMAQRTYLEWPKEKGKHGLFWANIRAAFNIKLRLVTENDDVKG